In Zingiber officinale cultivar Zhangliang chromosome 6A, Zo_v1.1, whole genome shotgun sequence, a single genomic region encodes these proteins:
- the LOC121998170 gene encoding exonuclease DPD1, chloroplastic/mitochondrial-like isoform X2, which translates to MSLSVFFGNLHQLLNNLGSNSTIKFLKLQYCTCKQFHVWRYNRQNSAPVNEARFGLQSSIATCNNPLSNLQNELVSVRAWSSKTTRLKSRKLSTNRATPRKIEKLIVRASTKNSKNQTELLQPKTVNCNGFQQSTAVRKAIDWPATILVFDIETTGFSRQYERIIEIAIRDLIGGKDSTFETLINPKKPVSNTYVHGIQYDMVNRPDVPTFRELVPILLQYVRSRQMPGKPVILVAHNARQFDVPFITNEFQRCSMDIPEDWGFLDTLPLARQLVMPDGSKLPSVKLQSLGEHYGIPLVGPAHRAMPDVTLLCNVLQRITFDLKLTVSQLLDLALRPKRHSDVPP; encoded by the exons ATGTCACTATCTGTTTTCTTTGGAAATCTTCATCAATTGCTGAACAACCTGGGCAGCAATTCAACTATCAAGTTTCTCAAGCTCCAATATTGCACTTGTAAACAATTTCATGTTTGGAGATACAATCGACAAAATTCAGCACCAGTAAATGAAGCAAGATTTGGACTGCAGAGTTCTATTGCAACATGTAACAACCCTCTGTCAAATCTTCAGAATGAATTGGTGTCTGTCAGAGCTTGGTCAAGTAAAACTACCAGGTTGAAGTCGAGAAAGTTATCAACAAACAGAGCTACTCCACGTAAAATTGAGAAACTAATAGTGAGGGCATcaacaaaaaatagcaaaaatcAGACAGAGCTTCTTCAACCTAAAACTGTTAATTGTAATGGTTTCCAACAAAGTACTGCTGTTAGGAAAGCTATAGATTGGCCTGCGACTATTCTTGTTTTTGACATTGAAACAACAGGGTTCAGTCGACAATATGAAAGGATCATTGAGATTGCAATTCGCGATCTTATTGGTGGCAAGGACAGTACTTTTGAAACACTTATTAATCCGAAGAAACCTGTATCAAATACATATGTCCATGGAATTCAATATGATATGGTTAACCGGCCTGATGTCCCAAC GTTTAGAGAGCTAGTTCCTATCCTCCTGCAATATGTTCGGAGTCGCCAAATGCCTGGAAAACCTGTTATATTGGTCGCCCACAATGCGCGTCAGTTTGATGTACCATTTATCACCAATGAATTCCAGCGCTGTTCGATGGATATTCCTGAAGACTGGGGATTTCTCGATACTCTTCCTCTTGCACGTCAATTGGTAATGCCAGACG GATCCAAGCTTCCATCCGTAAAATTGCAATCACTTGGTGAGCATTATGGAATCCCTTTAGTCGGACCTGCTCACCGAGCAATGCCGGATGTCACACTGCTCTGCAATGTGCTCCAGCGAATTACTTTCGATTTGAAACTGACTGTCTCTCAGCTCTTGGATTTAGCTTTACGACCCAAAAGACACTCTGATGTTCCTCCATGA
- the LOC121998170 gene encoding exonuclease DPD1, chloroplastic/mitochondrial-like isoform X3, whose amino-acid sequence MTPDVGNLCVIFFAGKILDAGSTLLRMSLSVFFGNLHQLLNNLGSNSTIKFLKLQYCTCKQFHVWRYNRQNSAPVNEARFGLQSSIATCNNPLSNLQNELVSVRAWSSKTTRLKSRKLSTNRATPRKIEKLIVRASTKNSKNQTELLQPKTVNCNGFQQSTAVRKAIDWPATILVFDIETTGFSRQYERIIEIAIRDLIGGKDSTFETLINPKKPVSNTYVHGIQYDMVNRPDVPTFRELVPILLQYVRSRQMPGKPVILVAHNARQFDVPFITNEFQRCSMDIPEDWGFLDTLPLARQLVMPDGIQSMQCLDLDPCPLREGRSLSSVLVR is encoded by the exons ATGACTCCAGATGTTGGTAATTTGTGTGTAATATTTTTTGCTGGGAAAATACTTGATGCAGGTTCCACTCTTTTAAGAATGTCACTATCTGTTTTCTTTGGAAATCTTCATCAATTGCTGAACAACCTGGGCAGCAATTCAACTATCAAGTTTCTCAAGCTCCAATATTGCACTTGTAAACAATTTCATGTTTGGAGATACAATCGACAAAATTCAGCACCAGTAAATGAAGCAAGATTTGGACTGCAGAGTTCTATTGCAACATGTAACAACCCTCTGTCAAATCTTCAGAATGAATTGGTGTCTGTCAGAGCTTGGTCAAGTAAAACTACCAGGTTGAAGTCGAGAAAGTTATCAACAAACAGAGCTACTCCACGTAAAATTGAGAAACTAATAGTGAGGGCATcaacaaaaaatagcaaaaatcAGACAGAGCTTCTTCAACCTAAAACTGTTAATTGTAATGGTTTCCAACAAAGTACTGCTGTTAGGAAAGCTATAGATTGGCCTGCGACTATTCTTGTTTTTGACATTGAAACAACAGGGTTCAGTCGACAATATGAAAGGATCATTGAGATTGCAATTCGCGATCTTATTGGTGGCAAGGACAGTACTTTTGAAACACTTATTAATCCGAAGAAACCTGTATCAAATACATATGTCCATGGAATTCAATATGATATGGTTAACCGGCCTGATGTCCCAAC GTTTAGAGAGCTAGTTCCTATCCTCCTGCAATATGTTCGGAGTCGCCAAATGCCTGGAAAACCTGTTATATTGGTCGCCCACAATGCGCGTCAGTTTGATGTACCATTTATCACCAATGAATTCCAGCGCTGTTCGATGGATATTCCTGAAGACTGGGGATTTCTCGATACTCTTCCTCTTGCACGTCAATTGGTAATGCCAGACG GTATACAATCGATGCAATGCCTTGATTTGGATCCTTGCCCGTTGAGGGAAGGGCGCTCTCTTTCTAGTGTACTTGTTCGGTAG
- the LOC121998170 gene encoding exonuclease DPD1, chloroplastic/mitochondrial-like isoform X1, producing MTPDVGNLCVIFFAGKILDAGSTLLRMSLSVFFGNLHQLLNNLGSNSTIKFLKLQYCTCKQFHVWRYNRQNSAPVNEARFGLQSSIATCNNPLSNLQNELVSVRAWSSKTTRLKSRKLSTNRATPRKIEKLIVRASTKNSKNQTELLQPKTVNCNGFQQSTAVRKAIDWPATILVFDIETTGFSRQYERIIEIAIRDLIGGKDSTFETLINPKKPVSNTYVHGIQYDMVNRPDVPTFRELVPILLQYVRSRQMPGKPVILVAHNARQFDVPFITNEFQRCSMDIPEDWGFLDTLPLARQLVMPDGSKLPSVKLQSLGEHYGIPLVGPAHRAMPDVTLLCNVLQRITFDLKLTVSQLLDLALRPKRHSDVPP from the exons ATGACTCCAGATGTTGGTAATTTGTGTGTAATATTTTTTGCTGGGAAAATACTTGATGCAGGTTCCACTCTTTTAAGAATGTCACTATCTGTTTTCTTTGGAAATCTTCATCAATTGCTGAACAACCTGGGCAGCAATTCAACTATCAAGTTTCTCAAGCTCCAATATTGCACTTGTAAACAATTTCATGTTTGGAGATACAATCGACAAAATTCAGCACCAGTAAATGAAGCAAGATTTGGACTGCAGAGTTCTATTGCAACATGTAACAACCCTCTGTCAAATCTTCAGAATGAATTGGTGTCTGTCAGAGCTTGGTCAAGTAAAACTACCAGGTTGAAGTCGAGAAAGTTATCAACAAACAGAGCTACTCCACGTAAAATTGAGAAACTAATAGTGAGGGCATcaacaaaaaatagcaaaaatcAGACAGAGCTTCTTCAACCTAAAACTGTTAATTGTAATGGTTTCCAACAAAGTACTGCTGTTAGGAAAGCTATAGATTGGCCTGCGACTATTCTTGTTTTTGACATTGAAACAACAGGGTTCAGTCGACAATATGAAAGGATCATTGAGATTGCAATTCGCGATCTTATTGGTGGCAAGGACAGTACTTTTGAAACACTTATTAATCCGAAGAAACCTGTATCAAATACATATGTCCATGGAATTCAATATGATATGGTTAACCGGCCTGATGTCCCAAC GTTTAGAGAGCTAGTTCCTATCCTCCTGCAATATGTTCGGAGTCGCCAAATGCCTGGAAAACCTGTTATATTGGTCGCCCACAATGCGCGTCAGTTTGATGTACCATTTATCACCAATGAATTCCAGCGCTGTTCGATGGATATTCCTGAAGACTGGGGATTTCTCGATACTCTTCCTCTTGCACGTCAATTGGTAATGCCAGACG GATCCAAGCTTCCATCCGTAAAATTGCAATCACTTGGTGAGCATTATGGAATCCCTTTAGTCGGACCTGCTCACCGAGCAATGCCGGATGTCACACTGCTCTGCAATGTGCTCCAGCGAATTACTTTCGATTTGAAACTGACTGTCTCTCAGCTCTTGGATTTAGCTTTACGACCCAAAAGACACTCTGATGTTCCTCCATGA
- the LOC121998170 gene encoding exonuclease DPD1, chloroplastic/mitochondrial-like isoform X4: MSLSVFFGNLHQLLNNLGSNSTIKFLKLQYCTCKQFHVWRYNRQNSAPVNEARFGLQSSIATCNNPLSNLQNELVSVRAWSSKTTRLKSRKLSTNRATPRKIEKLIVRASTKNSKNQTELLQPKTVNCNGFQQSTAVRKAIDWPATILVFDIETTGFSRQYERIIEIAIRDLIGGKDSTFETLINPKKPVSNTYVHGIQYDMVNRPDVPTFRELVPILLQYVRSRQMPGKPVILVAHNARQFDVPFITNEFQRCSMDIPEDWGFLDTLPLARQLVMPDGIQSMQCLDLDPCPLREGRSLSSVLVR, from the exons ATGTCACTATCTGTTTTCTTTGGAAATCTTCATCAATTGCTGAACAACCTGGGCAGCAATTCAACTATCAAGTTTCTCAAGCTCCAATATTGCACTTGTAAACAATTTCATGTTTGGAGATACAATCGACAAAATTCAGCACCAGTAAATGAAGCAAGATTTGGACTGCAGAGTTCTATTGCAACATGTAACAACCCTCTGTCAAATCTTCAGAATGAATTGGTGTCTGTCAGAGCTTGGTCAAGTAAAACTACCAGGTTGAAGTCGAGAAAGTTATCAACAAACAGAGCTACTCCACGTAAAATTGAGAAACTAATAGTGAGGGCATcaacaaaaaatagcaaaaatcAGACAGAGCTTCTTCAACCTAAAACTGTTAATTGTAATGGTTTCCAACAAAGTACTGCTGTTAGGAAAGCTATAGATTGGCCTGCGACTATTCTTGTTTTTGACATTGAAACAACAGGGTTCAGTCGACAATATGAAAGGATCATTGAGATTGCAATTCGCGATCTTATTGGTGGCAAGGACAGTACTTTTGAAACACTTATTAATCCGAAGAAACCTGTATCAAATACATATGTCCATGGAATTCAATATGATATGGTTAACCGGCCTGATGTCCCAAC GTTTAGAGAGCTAGTTCCTATCCTCCTGCAATATGTTCGGAGTCGCCAAATGCCTGGAAAACCTGTTATATTGGTCGCCCACAATGCGCGTCAGTTTGATGTACCATTTATCACCAATGAATTCCAGCGCTGTTCGATGGATATTCCTGAAGACTGGGGATTTCTCGATACTCTTCCTCTTGCACGTCAATTGGTAATGCCAGACG GTATACAATCGATGCAATGCCTTGATTTGGATCCTTGCCCGTTGAGGGAAGGGCGCTCTCTTTCTAGTGTACTTGTTCGGTAG